One Bdellovibrio bacteriovorus str. Tiberius DNA segment encodes these proteins:
- a CDS encoding PilZ domain-containing protein encodes MGGVQTATNQQQWYILRGEMKYGPYEYRSLITMIQNGELYDYNFVWASHLENWTLLGDLQEFSKDRLCRLIETKDHIAGSFKDRKCPRVDLETPVYAHNDHNFFDGHTLSVSENGALVLLNDPLLLPGQKIMLNFRPSEVNPQTFNVLCEIIRKNYSKQRLNVKSGLHYAVRFLSVQELGMAQLTKWTRGGVSKEETNDGILKVHE; translated from the coding sequence ATGGGTGGGGTACAGACAGCAACTAATCAGCAGCAGTGGTATATTCTGCGTGGGGAAATGAAATATGGTCCCTACGAGTACAGATCACTGATCACGATGATCCAAAATGGCGAGCTCTACGATTACAACTTCGTATGGGCTTCGCACCTGGAAAATTGGACTTTACTGGGCGATCTTCAGGAATTTTCCAAAGACCGCCTGTGCAGACTGATTGAAACCAAGGATCATATCGCAGGCTCATTCAAAGACAGAAAATGTCCACGCGTGGATCTGGAAACACCAGTCTATGCGCACAATGATCACAACTTTTTTGACGGCCACACTTTGAGTGTGAGTGAAAACGGGGCGCTGGTTCTTTTGAACGATCCCCTGCTTCTGCCCGGTCAGAAAATCATGCTCAATTTTAGACCTTCTGAGGTGAACCCTCAGACATTCAACGTGCTTTGTGAGATTATTCGCAAGAATTACTCCAAGCAAAGACTCAACGTAAAATCCGGTTTGCATTACGCTGTTCGTTTCCTCTCGGTGCAAGAACTCGGTATGGCTCAATTAACAAAATGGACACGCGGTGGCGTTTCCAAGGAGGAAACAAATGATGGCATTCTTAAAGTTCATGAATGA
- a CDS encoding MotA/TolQ/ExbB proton channel family protein, translating into MMAFLKFMNDSGFVGWCILVVGIGSLVLVAERAKALYKEYGMNVEEFMGKVQNLVLAKKLDEALLLCAQLEKKPLASAFKTILEKADRDDDTIFQAHDIALSENVPLYTKRLHYLSMLANVATLLGLLGTIHGLILSFQAVATADPAQKQALLAHGISVSMYTTALGLAVAIPAMVFFSFLTARQNQLIEEMSEKCSKLTELLTSAHIPNLTRQNVFPDHVAAPSVTPPSPGQKVS; encoded by the coding sequence ATGATGGCATTCTTAAAGTTCATGAATGATTCCGGCTTCGTCGGTTGGTGCATCCTTGTGGTGGGTATCGGTTCTCTGGTACTTGTCGCAGAACGCGCAAAAGCTCTTTACAAAGAATACGGAATGAATGTCGAAGAGTTCATGGGCAAAGTTCAGAACCTGGTTCTGGCGAAAAAGCTCGATGAAGCCCTGCTTCTTTGTGCGCAACTTGAGAAAAAGCCATTGGCCTCTGCCTTCAAAACGATCCTTGAAAAAGCGGACCGTGATGATGACACGATCTTCCAGGCTCACGATATCGCATTGAGCGAAAACGTGCCTTTGTACACCAAACGTCTGCACTATCTGTCAATGCTTGCCAACGTGGCAACATTGCTGGGTCTGTTGGGTACGATCCACGGTCTGATCCTGTCGTTCCAGGCGGTTGCGACAGCCGATCCGGCACAGAAACAAGCCTTGCTGGCACACGGTATCTCCGTGTCCATGTATACAACGGCTTTGGGTCTGGCAGTGGCGATTCCGGCGATGGTGTTCTTCTCTTTCCTGACTGCCCGTCAAAACCAATTGATCGAGGAAATGTCAGAGAAGTGCTCCAAGCTGACTGAGCTTCTGACCAGCGCTCATATCCCGAACCTGACCCGCCAGAACGTGTTCCCTGATCACGTTGCTGCACCAAGTGTGACGCCTCCGTCCCCAGGCCAGAAGGTCTCCTAA